Proteins co-encoded in one Armatimonadota bacterium genomic window:
- a CDS encoding riboflavin synthase: MFTGIVEALGEVVGVDRPGARGARGADAATHGFAAGTVDDDEAGARLRVRAGVVLDGVRPGDSIAVDGVCLTVTRLDGDVFTADLTAETLRRTTLGRLRPGDLVNLERPLRADQRLGGHFVQGHVDGVGIVVAVRPEGTGAWMEITPPPALLPYIVEKGAIAVDGVSLTVAALPAPDRFAVALIPHTLAVTTLGRRRPGDPVNLEVDILAKYVQRLLEGARQP, from the coding sequence ATGTTCACCGGCATCGTCGAGGCGCTCGGCGAGGTGGTGGGCGTCGACCGTCCGGGAGCGCGCGGGGCGCGGGGTGCAGACGCCGCGACGCACGGGTTCGCCGCGGGCACGGTGGACGATGACGAGGCGGGCGCCCGCCTGCGGGTCCGGGCCGGTGTGGTGCTGGACGGTGTGCGGCCGGGCGATTCGATCGCGGTCGACGGCGTCTGCCTGACCGTCACGCGCCTGGACGGTGATGTCTTCACCGCCGACCTGACGGCCGAGACGCTGCGCCGCACGACCCTGGGGCGTCTGCGGCCCGGCGACCTGGTGAACCTGGAGCGCCCGCTGCGCGCCGATCAGCGGCTGGGCGGGCACTTTGTGCAGGGTCACGTGGACGGGGTCGGGATCGTGGTCGCGGTGCGGCCGGAGGGCACGGGTGCCTGGATGGAGATCACCCCGCCGCCGGCGCTGCTGCCCTACATCGTCGAGAAGGGGGCGATCGCCGTCGACGGCGTAAGCCTGACGGTCGCGGCGCTGCCGGCGCCCGACCGCTTCGCGGTGGCCCTGATCCCGCACACGCTGGCGGTGACGACGCTGGGCCGCCGGCGGCCGGGTGATCCGGTGAACCTGGAGGTCGACATCCTGGCCAAGTACGTGCAGCGGTTGCTGGAAGGAGCGCGCCAGCCATGA
- the ribD gene encoding bifunctional diaminohydroxyphosphoribosylaminopyrimidine deaminase/5-amino-6-(5-phosphoribosylamino)uracil reductase RibD — protein MATVADTSERTDDRRYMEEALALAARAAGRTSPNPMVGALVVAGGEVVGRGFHARAGEPHAEVLALREAGMRARGATVYVTLEPCAHQGRTGPCADALVAAGVRRVVVAMVDPDPQVRGRGLARLRAAGVEVDVGVLEDRAQRLNEAFIKHRVTGLPFVTLKWAMSLDGRIAGAGGRPVAVTGEAARRYAHELRNTHDVVLVGVGTVLADDPLLTCRLPGGRTPMRVVVDSHLRTPPTARVVATAGEAPTLVATTTAASPTRVEALRRAGVEVLVQEHAVPRVALRPLLEDLGRRGVLSVLVEGGATVHAAFLAAGLADKVIALVAPVLIGEPGAPAPVAALPSAGTGADAWAPRRLRDVRVLADLGGDVAIEGYLSEGHGAVQHGDAAAGRTGGAA, from the coding sequence ATGGCCACGGTGGCGGACACGAGCGAGCGGACGGACGACCGCCGGTACATGGAGGAGGCGCTGGCCCTGGCCGCGCGCGCGGCGGGCCGGACGAGCCCCAACCCCATGGTGGGCGCGCTGGTGGTCGCCGGCGGCGAGGTCGTCGGCCGCGGCTTCCACGCCCGGGCGGGCGAGCCGCACGCGGAGGTGCTTGCGCTGCGCGAGGCCGGGATGCGGGCCCGCGGCGCCACGGTGTACGTGACCCTGGAGCCGTGCGCGCACCAGGGCCGGACCGGTCCATGCGCCGATGCGCTCGTCGCCGCCGGCGTGCGCCGGGTGGTGGTGGCGATGGTCGACCCCGACCCGCAGGTGCGCGGGCGGGGCCTGGCGCGCCTGCGTGCGGCCGGGGTCGAGGTCGACGTGGGGGTGCTCGAGGATCGCGCGCAACGGCTGAACGAAGCGTTCATCAAGCACCGCGTCACGGGCCTGCCCTTCGTCACGCTGAAGTGGGCGATGAGCCTGGACGGACGCATCGCCGGCGCCGGCGGCCGGCCGGTCGCCGTGACCGGTGAGGCGGCGCGGCGCTACGCCCATGAGCTCCGCAACACCCACGACGTGGTGCTGGTGGGCGTCGGGACGGTACTGGCCGACGACCCCCTGCTGACGTGCCGCCTGCCCGGCGGGCGCACCCCGATGCGCGTGGTAGTAGATTCGCATCTGCGCACGCCCCCCACGGCGCGCGTGGTCGCCACGGCCGGCGAGGCCCCCACGCTGGTGGCGACCACGACGGCGGCGTCCCCCACGCGCGTGGAGGCGCTGCGGCGCGCGGGCGTGGAAGTGCTGGTGCAGGAACACGCGGTCCCGCGCGTGGCGTTGCGGCCCCTGCTGGAGGACCTGGGGCGGCGCGGCGTGCTCAGCGTGCTGGTGGAGGGCGGGGCCACGGTGCACGCGGCGTTCCTGGCCGCGGGCCTGGCCGACAAGGTGATCGCGCTCGTAGCACCGGTGCTGATCGGGGAGCCGGGTGCGCCGGCCCCCGTGGCCGCGCTGCCGTCGGCAGGGACGGGTGCGGACGCCTGGGCACCGCGGCGGTTGCGCGACGTGCGGGTGCTCGCCGACCTGGGCGGGGACGTGGCCATCGAGGGATACCTGTCCGAGGGCCACGGCGCGGTGCAGCACGGCGATGCCGCCGCCGGGCGGACCGGCGGGGCAGCGTGA
- a CDS encoding M28 family metallopeptidase, which translates to MGPSGTQAFAHVQHLAGVIGPRPAGTPGERQAVEYLAATLRQYGYPVELHAFQFPYFEARRVEVQVAGAAPRPIPAEVLALSAATPPGGVEADVLVAGLGRPEDYNGRRADGAIVLVERGVITFREKVAHAAARGAVAVVVYNNRPGVVAGTLGQRGELPAVVVSQDDGRALVETARRGGLRLRVVVDAVHETRTAANVVATKRGTTRADEIVVVGAHLDSVPGSPGANDNASGVAVVLEAARVLADVPLARTVQFVLFSAEELGLHGSAAFAGERRAGVVAMINLDMVGWGDRLMVGNASGRDEGPVGVALEVARRLGIEATRFRATASDHTSFERAGVPAVFLHRGVDPHYHRPTDVPANIEPRHLEEAARLVVALVQELAGARSAGRAPARARG; encoded by the coding sequence TTGGGTCCATCCGGCACCCAGGCCTTCGCCCACGTCCAGCACCTGGCAGGGGTCATCGGCCCGCGGCCGGCTGGCACGCCTGGCGAACGCCAGGCAGTCGAGTACCTGGCGGCGACCCTGCGACAGTACGGGTACCCCGTCGAGCTCCACGCGTTCCAGTTTCCTTATTTCGAAGCGCGGCGGGTGGAGGTGCAGGTGGCGGGAGCGGCGCCCCGTCCGATCCCGGCGGAGGTGCTGGCGCTGTCGGCGGCGACCCCACCAGGCGGTGTCGAGGCCGACGTGCTCGTCGCGGGGCTGGGCCGGCCCGAGGACTACAACGGCCGGCGGGCCGACGGAGCGATCGTGCTGGTCGAGCGCGGCGTGATCACCTTCCGCGAGAAGGTCGCCCACGCGGCGGCCCGCGGCGCCGTGGCCGTCGTGGTCTACAACAACCGGCCGGGGGTCGTAGCGGGCACGCTGGGGCAGCGCGGGGAGCTTCCGGCGGTCGTCGTCTCGCAGGACGACGGCCGGGCGCTGGTCGAGACGGCGCGGCGCGGGGGCCTCCGGCTGCGCGTGGTGGTGGACGCGGTGCACGAGACCCGCACCGCCGCCAACGTCGTGGCCACCAAACGCGGGACGACGCGGGCCGACGAGATCGTGGTGGTCGGCGCGCACCTCGACTCGGTGCCGGGCAGCCCGGGTGCCAACGACAACGCCTCGGGCGTGGCGGTAGTGCTCGAGGCGGCACGGGTGCTGGCGGACGTCCCGCTGGCCCGCACGGTGCAGTTCGTGCTGTTCTCAGCCGAAGAGCTCGGGCTGCACGGTTCGGCGGCCTTCGCGGGCGAGCGGCGTGCGGGCGTGGTGGCGATGATCAACCTCGACATGGTCGGCTGGGGCGACCGCCTGATGGTTGGGAACGCGTCGGGCCGTGACGAGGGACCCGTGGGCGTGGCGCTGGAGGTGGCGCGCCGGTTGGGTATCGAGGCCACCCGCTTCCGCGCGACGGCAAGCGACCACACGAGCTTCGAGCGAGCGGGCGTGCCCGCAGTCTTCCTGCATCGCGGGGTGGACCCCCACTACCACCGGCCGACCGATGTCCCGGCGAACATTGAGCCCCGCCACCTGGAGGAGGCCGCCCGGCTGGTGGTGGCGCTGGTGCAGGAGCTGGCGGGCGCGCGCAGCGCCGGACGGGCGCCCGCGCGCGCCCGCGGGTGA
- a CDS encoding YbaK/EbsC family protein: MRHLHLQRPLVFIDLETTGISPTADRIVEIAMIKVHPDGRRETYLRRVNPGVPIPPESTRFHGITDADVAGAPSFAEIAAEVLAFIGDGDLAGFNIQRFDLPLLRRELSAAGCRLDMDGRAVVDAQIIYHRRVPRDLAAAYQYYCGKDLTQAHSAGADIAACVEVLDAQLAAYPDLPRTPHELDAYFTPRDPTWIDPEGRFVWQDDEAVVNFGPEGIRGRPLREVARRDPGFLQWILRKDFHPEVKLIVQDALAGRFPTRRRGIGVAPVAGGAPASGQPPSPDGSPGGGEGGSTSRATRGQREGPTVGPPETPSPAGAPVSGQAPDRPAARTPATERVVTALRAAGIAAKVLEFPQGTRTAQEAAAAVGTNVAQIVKSLVFLADGRGVLVLVSGRNRVDPGRLARVLGATRVERADADRVRALTGFAIGGVPPVGHATPLEVVVDEDLLAYDVVYASAGTPTAVFAVSPADLVRATGGRVAPVGQPQ, translated from the coding sequence ATGCGGCATCTGCACCTGCAGCGTCCGCTCGTCTTCATCGACCTGGAGACCACCGGCATCTCGCCCACGGCCGACCGGATCGTCGAGATCGCCATGATCAAAGTGCACCCCGACGGCCGGCGCGAGACCTACCTGCGCCGCGTCAACCCCGGCGTGCCCATCCCGCCGGAGTCCACGCGCTTCCACGGCATCACCGACGCCGACGTGGCCGGCGCGCCGTCGTTCGCGGAGATCGCCGCCGAGGTGCTGGCGTTCATCGGCGACGGCGACCTCGCGGGGTTCAACATCCAGCGGTTCGACCTGCCCCTGCTGCGCCGCGAGCTGTCGGCGGCCGGCTGCCGGCTCGACATGGACGGCCGCGCCGTGGTGGACGCGCAGATCATCTACCACCGCAGGGTGCCACGCGACCTCGCCGCCGCCTACCAGTACTACTGCGGGAAGGACCTGACCCAGGCCCACAGCGCGGGCGCCGACATCGCCGCCTGCGTGGAGGTCCTGGACGCGCAGCTCGCGGCCTACCCCGACCTGCCGCGTACCCCCCACGAGCTGGACGCGTACTTCACGCCGCGGGATCCCACCTGGATCGACCCGGAGGGCCGGTTCGTCTGGCAGGACGACGAGGCCGTGGTGAACTTTGGGCCCGAGGGGATCCGCGGCCGTCCGCTGCGGGAGGTGGCCAGGCGGGACCCCGGCTTCCTGCAGTGGATCCTGCGCAAGGACTTCCACCCCGAGGTCAAGCTGATCGTCCAGGACGCGCTGGCCGGACGGTTTCCGACGCGCCGCCGCGGGATCGGCGTGGCCCCTGTGGCCGGCGGGGCACCGGCATCCGGGCAGCCTCCATCTCCCGACGGATCGCCCGGGGGCGGAGAGGGCGGGTCGACCAGTCGGGCCACCCGGGGGCAGAGAGAGGGGCCGACCGTCGGGCCACCGGAGACGCCTTCCCCGGCTGGTGCGCCGGTGTCAGGACAGGCCCCTGACCGTCCGGCCGCCCGCACGCCCGCGACCGAGCGCGTGGTGACGGCCCTGCGCGCGGCGGGCATCGCCGCCAAGGTCCTGGAGTTCCCGCAAGGGACGCGCACCGCCCAGGAGGCCGCGGCGGCTGTCGGCACCAACGTGGCGCAGATCGTGAAGTCGCTGGTCTTCCTCGCCGACGGGCGGGGGGTGCTGGTGCTGGTCTCCGGGCGCAACCGCGTGGACCCCGGGCGGCTGGCCAGGGTGCTGGGGGCGACGCGGGTCGAGCGCGCCGATGCCGACCGTGTGCGCGCCCTCACCGGCTTCGCCATCGGCGGGGTGCCACCGGTGGGCCACGCCACGCCGCTGGAGGTCGTGGTCGACGAGGACCTGCTCGCGTACGACGTCGTGTACGCGTCAGCCGGCACGCCCACGGCGGTGTTCGCGGTGTCGCCCGCCGACCTGGTGCGCGCCACGGGTGGGCGGGTGGCGCCGGTGGGGCAGCCGCAGTAG
- a CDS encoding cytochrome c, protein MPGSAPVAVLLVVALLAAACSRQPPVFRGADGSEVRGNPQRGAELFGQMGCNGCHTINGVGGQVAPDLTNVARLDLARDRPGRTWPGIVAYLRESLEDPQAYIVPGFENPSRMPSAKQFKLSERDVNDLLAYLLSLQR, encoded by the coding sequence ATGCCTGGGAGCGCTCCCGTCGCCGTCCTCCTTGTCGTCGCGCTCCTGGCCGCTGCCTGCAGCCGCCAGCCACCCGTGTTCCGGGGAGCCGACGGCTCGGAAGTCCGCGGGAACCCCCAGCGGGGCGCCGAGCTGTTCGGGCAGATGGGGTGCAACGGCTGCCACACGATCAACGGCGTGGGCGGTCAGGTGGCGCCCGACCTTACCAACGTCGCACGCCTGGACCTGGCCCGCGACCGCCCCGGCCGGACCTGGCCGGGGATCGTGGCCTACCTCCGCGAGTCGCTCGAAGATCCCCAGGCCTACATCGTGCCGGGCTTCGAGAATCCCTCGCGCATGCCCAGCGCCAAGCAGTTCAAGCTCTCCGAGCGCGACGTCAACGACCTGCTGGCGTACCTGCTGAGCCTCCAGCGGTAG
- a CDS encoding Crp/Fnr family transcriptional regulator — MSASWLRRTFPRASGPPGGRPVAPPERLGERAAQAEKLWYLQRINLFADMTADDMRRLAERTQMRRYARGQVIAHPDDPPDTIYLIKEGRVKLCRYSPAGRVQILALLERGDIFGERALVGAPPEVHCEAFEDTLVCVLRREDFEDLVRRKPELALRVVRVLAERLRDAEETIERLALHDVPARVAALLVRLAEAYGEPHGTGRRLALRVTHQDLAGMVGATRETVTLTLTRFRDEGLIAVEDRHIVVRDLAALAVRGVRTASDG, encoded by the coding sequence ATGAGCGCGTCGTGGCTGCGGCGCACGTTCCCCCGGGCCAGCGGGCCGCCCGGGGGTAGGCCCGTGGCGCCGCCCGAGCGGCTGGGGGAGCGCGCGGCGCAGGCCGAGAAACTCTGGTACCTGCAGCGCATCAACCTCTTCGCCGACATGACCGCCGACGACATGCGCCGCCTGGCGGAGCGCACCCAGATGCGGCGGTACGCGCGCGGTCAGGTGATTGCCCACCCCGACGATCCGCCCGACACCATCTACCTCATCAAGGAAGGTCGCGTGAAGCTCTGTCGGTACTCGCCCGCGGGCCGCGTGCAGATCCTGGCTCTGCTCGAACGGGGTGACATCTTCGGGGAACGGGCGCTGGTGGGCGCGCCCCCCGAGGTGCACTGCGAGGCGTTCGAGGACACGCTGGTCTGCGTCCTGCGCCGTGAGGACTTCGAGGACCTGGTGCGCCGCAAGCCCGAGCTGGCGTTGCGCGTCGTGCGCGTCCTGGCGGAGCGGCTGCGCGACGCCGAAGAGACCATCGAGCGGCTGGCGCTCCACGACGTGCCGGCCCGGGTGGCCGCGCTGCTCGTACGCCTGGCCGAGGCCTACGGCGAGCCACACGGGACCGGGCGGCGGCTGGCGCTGCGGGTCACCCACCAGGACCTGGCCGGAATGGTCGGGGCCACCCGCGAGACCGTCACGCTGACGCTCACCCGCTTTCGTGACGAGGGGCTCATCGCCGTCGAGGACCGGCACATCGTCGTCCGGGACCTCGCCGCCCTGGCCGTGCGCGGCGTGCGCACCGCCTCCGACGGCTGA
- the proS gene encoding proline--tRNA ligase, protein MSTDAQTFVKEIPSKTEAFAEWYTAVCLKAELADYSPVRGCMVIRPYGYALWEGIQRWLDERFKATGHQNAYFPLFVPESLLKKEAEHVEGFAPQVAWVTHGGEEPLAERLAVRPTSEAIIMPMYAKWIQSYRDLPVLLLQWNSVVRWEKATRLFLRTAEFLWHEGHTAHATGEEADQECRTILEIYRQLLEDVLAIPVVVGKKPPSEKFAGADWTYTLEALMPDRQAIQAGTSHFLGQNFARAFGVKFLDRDNTEKYVWTTSWAVTTRLLGTLVMAHGDDRGLALPPRIAPLQVVVVPIPGKEGDRVLAAARQVTERLRAVARVRLDDRDEYTPGWKFNDWEMRGVPLRVELGPRDLAAGQVTLVQRTAPGRTAVPLDGLEAAVQAALEEVQRAYYARARAFLDAHVVEADTLQALEAAIRERRGFVKVGWCQDQACEDAVRERTGASPRVIPLDDRPRGACVVCGRPSGATVYYARAY, encoded by the coding sequence ATGTCCACCGACGCCCAGACGTTCGTCAAGGAGATCCCCAGCAAGACCGAGGCGTTCGCCGAGTGGTACACGGCCGTCTGCCTGAAGGCCGAACTGGCCGACTACTCGCCAGTGCGCGGGTGCATGGTGATCCGACCGTACGGCTACGCGCTGTGGGAGGGCATCCAGCGCTGGCTCGACGAGCGCTTCAAGGCCACCGGCCACCAGAACGCCTACTTCCCCCTGTTCGTGCCCGAGTCGCTGCTCAAGAAGGAAGCCGAGCACGTCGAGGGGTTCGCCCCGCAGGTGGCGTGGGTCACCCACGGGGGCGAGGAGCCCCTGGCCGAGCGTCTGGCGGTGCGCCCCACGTCGGAAGCCATCATCATGCCCATGTACGCCAAGTGGATCCAGTCCTACCGCGACCTGCCGGTGCTGCTGCTGCAGTGGAACAGCGTGGTGCGGTGGGAGAAGGCCACGCGTCTGTTCCTGCGGACCGCCGAGTTCCTCTGGCACGAGGGGCACACCGCCCACGCCACAGGGGAGGAGGCCGACCAGGAGTGCCGCACGATCCTGGAGATCTACCGGCAGCTCCTCGAGGACGTGCTGGCCATTCCCGTGGTGGTGGGCAAGAAGCCGCCCTCGGAGAAGTTCGCCGGCGCGGACTGGACCTACACCCTCGAGGCGCTCATGCCCGACCGGCAGGCGATCCAGGCCGGCACGAGCCACTTCCTCGGGCAGAACTTCGCCCGCGCGTTCGGCGTGAAGTTCCTCGACCGGGACAACACCGAGAAGTACGTGTGGACCACGTCGTGGGCGGTGACGACACGCCTGCTCGGCACGCTGGTCATGGCCCACGGGGACGACCGGGGCCTGGCGCTGCCGCCGCGGATCGCCCCGCTCCAGGTGGTGGTGGTGCCCATCCCGGGCAAGGAGGGCGACAGGGTACTGGCGGCCGCCCGACAGGTCACCGAACGCCTGCGCGCCGTCGCCAGGGTGCGGCTCGACGACCGGGACGAATACACCCCGGGCTGGAAGTTCAACGACTGGGAGATGCGCGGGGTGCCGCTGCGCGTGGAACTGGGGCCCCGTGACCTGGCCGCCGGCCAGGTCACCCTGGTGCAGCGCACCGCGCCGGGCCGCACCGCCGTGCCCCTGGACGGGCTGGAAGCCGCCGTGCAGGCGGCCCTCGAGGAGGTCCAGCGAGCCTACTACGCCCGAGCCCGGGCCTTCCTCGACGCGCACGTCGTCGAGGCCGACACGCTGCAGGCACTGGAGGCGGCGATCCGGGAGCGGCGCGGCTTCGTGAAGGTCGGCTGGTGTCAGGACCAGGCGTGCGAGGACGCCGTACGCGAGCGCACGGGCGCCTCCCCGCGCGTCATTCCGCTGGACGACCGCCCGCGCGGTGCGTGCGTGGTGTGCGGGCGGCCGTCTGGGGCGACGGTGTACTACGCGCGGGCCTATTGA
- a CDS encoding RsiV family protein, with product MPSVLATALVVLLAAPAGAATTYRTLHAARPGAYEVSVRYPQFTARTPLARAVNRAVDEWVHNELRLWTRLFAAPAEGGPPQVQPAAYVAIPRVTFYDPWRLISLHLEITETTGAGSAYPYLVVFNYGWLDGRIAALQLRDLFAPGAPYRSLVGRQVVRKLRDAGAPAVTSGRLTILPDDILDRFIVEPDGLRYVFLPGVLGPLAAGSFEVKLTLDDLGPWFRRTLLRRD from the coding sequence ATGCCCAGCGTGCTGGCCACCGCGCTCGTGGTGCTGCTGGCGGCTCCGGCGGGCGCAGCGACCACCTACCGGACGCTCCACGCCGCCCGGCCCGGGGCCTACGAGGTGTCGGTGCGCTACCCGCAGTTCACCGCCCGCACGCCGCTGGCGCGCGCGGTGAACCGGGCGGTGGACGAGTGGGTGCACAACGAGCTGCGCCTCTGGACGCGGCTGTTCGCGGCACCGGCCGAGGGCGGGCCGCCCCAGGTGCAGCCGGCCGCGTACGTCGCGATCCCGCGCGTCACCTTCTACGACCCGTGGCGCCTCATCAGCCTGCACCTGGAGATCACGGAGACCACGGGCGCGGGCTCGGCCTATCCGTATCTCGTGGTCTTCAACTACGGGTGGCTCGACGGGCGCATCGCAGCCCTGCAGCTCCGTGACCTCTTCGCCCCGGGCGCGCCCTACCGGAGCCTCGTGGGCCGGCAGGTGGTGCGCAAGCTCCGCGACGCCGGCGCGCCGGCGGTCACCAGCGGACGCCTGACCATCCTCCCCGACGACATCCTCGACCGGTTCATCGTCGAGCCCGACGGGCTTCGCTACGTCTTCCTGCCCGGTGTGCTGGGCCCCCTGGCCGCCGGCAGCTTCGAGGTGAAGCTCACCCTGGACGACCTGGGCCCGTGGTTCCGCCGGACCCTGCTGCGGCGGGACTGA
- a CDS encoding ABC transporter substrate-binding protein, producing MRRRAYVLGVLGLAVAVVAAMAPPGTAQPVRGGVFRMAHIGEPPTLDLHLTTAVIVQDIMLHVYEQLFALDSRFQPQPMLVEAWRLSPDRLTYTFTLRRGVRFHHGRELTADDVVASLQRWGRLATRGRALFAAVRALEAVDPRTVVLRLKEPYSLVLLDLALPLQGAAIYPKEVVDEAGTGPIRRYIGTGPYRFVEHLPDRHVRLERFDGYASRSDAPDGFAGRKTAYLDTLLFVPVPDVAVRIAGVQRGEYHFADSVPQDEFARLQADPAVVPFIPPVPLWLTTVFNKRSGPFVNRKLRQAWLAALDMEAVMRGTFGSPRFYRLDPALLPKPHYMWTDVGKEHYNQKNPERARQLLAEAGYRGEPIKWMTTMEYQAYGVSAQIAKPMLERVGFVFDFQVVDWATLISRRNRPDLWDALNTAQLTFPDPTQVLVLNASWPGWYENREMQAMLTLLARHADPRVRMEIWRRAQRLFWEDVPAIKYGDYFLLHVHRRELRGYTGQPGHAFWNVWLERR from the coding sequence ATGAGGCGGCGAGCCTACGTCCTGGGCGTCCTGGGGCTGGCCGTGGCGGTGGTCGCGGCGATGGCGCCACCGGGCACGGCGCAGCCCGTCCGGGGTGGCGTCTTCCGCATGGCGCACATCGGCGAGCCACCGACGCTGGACCTGCACCTGACCACCGCGGTGATCGTCCAGGACATCATGTTGCACGTCTACGAGCAGCTCTTCGCGCTGGACAGCCGCTTCCAGCCGCAACCGATGCTAGTGGAGGCGTGGCGCCTCAGCCCGGACCGCCTGACCTACACCTTCACCCTGCGCCGTGGGGTGCGGTTCCACCACGGGCGCGAGCTGACCGCCGACGACGTGGTGGCGTCGCTGCAACGGTGGGGCCGGCTCGCCACGCGCGGGCGGGCGCTGTTCGCGGCGGTGCGGGCGCTGGAGGCCGTCGATCCCCGCACGGTGGTCCTGCGGCTCAAGGAGCCCTACAGCCTGGTGCTGCTGGACCTGGCCTTGCCGCTGCAGGGCGCCGCCATCTACCCCAAGGAGGTGGTCGACGAGGCGGGTACCGGACCGATCCGCCGATACATCGGGACGGGGCCCTACCGGTTCGTCGAGCATCTGCCGGACCGACACGTGCGCCTGGAGCGGTTCGACGGGTACGCGAGCCGCAGCGACGCCCCGGACGGGTTTGCGGGTCGCAAGACCGCCTACCTGGACACGTTGCTCTTCGTCCCCGTGCCCGACGTGGCCGTCCGGATCGCTGGCGTGCAGCGCGGGGAGTACCACTTCGCCGACAGCGTCCCCCAGGACGAGTTCGCCCGGCTGCAGGCCGACCCGGCGGTCGTGCCCTTCATCCCACCCGTGCCACTGTGGTTGACCACCGTCTTCAACAAGCGCAGCGGGCCGTTCGTCAACCGCAAGCTCCGGCAGGCATGGCTGGCGGCGCTGGACATGGAGGCCGTCATGCGGGGCACGTTCGGGTCCCCGCGGTTCTACCGTCTGGATCCCGCGCTGCTGCCCAAACCGCACTACATGTGGACCGACGTGGGGAAGGAGCACTACAACCAGAAGAACCCGGAGCGGGCGCGGCAGCTGCTGGCCGAGGCCGGCTACCGCGGCGAGCCCATCAAGTGGATGACCACCATGGAGTACCAGGCCTACGGGGTCTCCGCGCAGATCGCCAAGCCCATGCTGGAGCGCGTGGGCTTCGTCTTCGACTTTCAGGTGGTCGACTGGGCCACGCTGATCTCGCGCCGCAACCGGCCCGACCTCTGGGACGCCCTCAACACCGCGCAGCTGACCTTCCCGGACCCCACCCAGGTGCTGGTGCTCAACGCCTCCTGGCCGGGCTGGTACGAGAACCGGGAGATGCAGGCGATGTTGACGTTGCTGGCCCGCCACGCAGATCCCCGGGTGCGCATGGAGATCTGGCGGCGCGCGCAACGGCTGTTCTGGGAGGACGTCCCGGCGATCAAGTACGGCGACTACTTCCTGCTGCACGTGCACCGCCGCGAGCTGCGCGGGTACACTGGGCAGCCGGGCCACGCCTTCTGGAACGTGTGGTTGGAGCGGCGGTAG
- a CDS encoding thioredoxin family protein, with protein MTWPAPVVALGVVALVVGGVALALAWRRRRVLRQGAADLVAAYGVNGARALVLSFVTPACASCKTVQRPALQALVGRFPGQVVVAEVDALRERGLVRRFGILTVPSTVVITSDGRVRAVNTGPAAAERLARQLGVEGDGR; from the coding sequence GTGACCTGGCCCGCGCCGGTCGTGGCCCTGGGGGTCGTCGCGCTCGTGGTGGGGGGCGTGGCCCTGGCGCTGGCGTGGCGTCGTCGGCGGGTGCTGCGCCAGGGGGCAGCCGACCTGGTGGCGGCTTACGGCGTCAATGGCGCCCGAGCCCTGGTGCTGTCGTTCGTGACGCCGGCGTGCGCGTCGTGCAAGACCGTGCAGCGGCCGGCGCTCCAGGCCCTGGTCGGGCGCTTCCCCGGCCAGGTCGTCGTGGCAGAGGTGGACGCGCTCCGCGAGCGAGGGCTGGTGAGGCGGTTTGGGATCCTCACGGTGCCCAGCACCGTCGTCATCACCAGCGATGGGCGCGTGCGCGCCGTCAACACCGGCCCTGCGGCGGCCGAGCGGCTGGCGCGGCAGCTCGGGGTGGAGGGGGACGGTCGATGA
- a CDS encoding DUF4395 domain-containing protein, with the protein MSQMPMVDQTAIKFAQTVVALWIVVAGVLNAPWLVLFLAAALALSAATPERSLFRWLYQRVAVPLGVVRPRVIPDDPAPHRFAQALGAGVLWVATLALFVGASVAGWVLAALVAVLALLNVVAGFCAGCFVYYQLARRGWLRRPEGSS; encoded by the coding sequence ATGTCGCAGATGCCGATGGTGGATCAGACCGCGATCAAGTTCGCCCAGACGGTGGTGGCGCTGTGGATCGTCGTCGCGGGCGTCTTGAACGCACCCTGGCTCGTGCTGTTCCTGGCAGCGGCCCTGGCGCTCAGTGCCGCCACGCCCGAGCGCAGCCTCTTCCGGTGGCTCTACCAGCGGGTGGCGGTGCCCCTGGGCGTGGTCCGCCCCCGGGTGATTCCCGACGACCCCGCCCCCCACCGCTTCGCCCAGGCGCTCGGCGCGGGCGTGCTCTGGGTGGCCACGCTGGCGCTCTTCGTGGGGGCGTCGGTCGCCGGGTGGGTGCTGGCGGCGCTGGTGGCGGTGCTGGCGCTGCTCAACGTGGTGGCCGGGTTCTGCGCCGGGTGCTTCGTCTACTACCAGCTCGCGCGGCGTGGCTGGCTGCGCCGCCCGGAGGGCTCGTCGTGA